A window from Dehalobacter sp. DCA encodes these proteins:
- the glmM gene encoding phosphoglucosamine mutase: MARLFGTDGVRGKANTELTPELAFKLGKAGAYVLGKRQEKAKIVIGKDTRISGDMLEAALAAGICSMGVDVLKAGILPTPGIAFLTRTLEASAGVVISASHNPYEDNGIKFFAGSGFKLSDELEDEIEDTLKRIDELELPSGGDIGSIVEVENASEKYAAFLKKTSVSLKGLKIILDCANGAAYEVGPKVLADLGAEVIPLYNQPDGININVHCGSTHPEALAKEVLQHGADLGLACDGDADRIIAVDENGNILDGDAIMVICARALKDKGKLAHDSLVVTVMSNMGLHKALRKAGIRILETKVGDRYVMEKLLESGAILGGEQSGHLIFLEHNTTGDGLLSGLQLLSVIKEKKAKLSELAKQMKRFPQVLVNTSVGNKDKIMQNEQVNLKVRAVQESLGEDGRILVRPSGTESLIRVMLEGPDQHELTRLAEEVVKMVRTVDQNDLG, encoded by the coding sequence TTGGCCAGACTTTTTGGAACGGATGGAGTCAGAGGAAAAGCAAATACGGAGCTTACGCCGGAGCTTGCTTTCAAACTTGGAAAAGCAGGAGCCTACGTTTTGGGAAAAAGGCAGGAAAAAGCCAAAATTGTCATTGGCAAGGATACCCGGATATCAGGAGATATGTTGGAGGCAGCGCTGGCAGCAGGTATTTGTTCGATGGGAGTCGATGTACTGAAGGCTGGAATCCTTCCAACGCCGGGCATCGCATTTTTGACGCGGACGTTGGAAGCAAGTGCCGGTGTTGTCATTTCGGCGTCGCATAACCCTTATGAGGACAACGGTATTAAATTTTTTGCCGGAAGCGGATTCAAACTTTCGGACGAGCTGGAAGATGAGATTGAAGATACACTGAAGAGGATTGATGAGCTGGAATTACCTTCAGGCGGCGACATTGGCAGCATTGTGGAAGTCGAGAATGCGTCGGAGAAATATGCCGCATTCCTGAAAAAAACCTCCGTATCCCTGAAAGGGCTTAAAATTATCCTGGATTGCGCCAATGGCGCGGCTTATGAAGTGGGCCCAAAAGTACTGGCCGATCTCGGTGCTGAGGTCATACCACTCTATAACCAGCCTGACGGGATCAATATTAATGTTCACTGCGGTTCGACGCATCCGGAAGCGCTCGCTAAAGAAGTCCTGCAGCATGGTGCGGATCTCGGGCTGGCCTGTGACGGAGACGCGGATCGGATCATTGCTGTTGATGAGAACGGCAACATTCTTGATGGTGATGCGATCATGGTGATCTGTGCGCGAGCCCTGAAAGACAAAGGGAAGCTGGCCCATGATTCGCTGGTTGTAACCGTGATGAGTAACATGGGACTGCATAAAGCTCTCCGCAAAGCTGGCATCCGGATCCTTGAGACCAAGGTCGGGGACCGCTACGTCATGGAGAAACTGCTGGAATCTGGCGCAATCCTCGGTGGGGAACAGTCCGGCCACCTTATTTTTCTGGAACACAATACGACGGGTGACGGGCTGCTCTCTGGTCTGCAGCTGTTGTCCGTAATAAAAGAGAAAAAAGCCAAGCTGTCCGAGCTGGCCAAACAAATGAAACGATTCCCGCAGGTCCTGGTGAATACCAGCGTCGGTAATAAAGACAAGATTATGCAGAATGAGCAAGTGAACCTGAAGGTCAGAGCGGTTCAGGAAAGCCTGGGCGAGGACGGTAGGATCCTTGTTCGTCCGTCCGGTACGGAGTCTCTGATCCGGGTCATGCTGGAAGGACCGGACCAGCATGAGCTAACCAGGCTGGCTGAAGAAGTCGTCAAGATGGTCAGGACTGTCGATCAGAATGACCTTGGCTGA
- a CDS encoding NAD(P)/FAD-dependent oxidoreductase has translation MNLIWSDLKLSVDQDEGELPNILARRLRVSREKINNLRILRRSVDARQKPELFFVYTVEFSAQISGPELRKAMVHYPRLKEKVFVPEPPLNGYPASKLAFRPIVVGTGPAGYFAALALARKGYRPLVLERGDKVEDRSGTVERFWNTGTLDPESNVQFGEGGAGTFSDGKLTTRIDDRRVREVLESFVEFGASPEILYAAKPHIGTDILKKVVAAMRAEIEALGGEVLFRTKVTGLKTVNNQLEAVEIDGAETIPAETVILAVGHSARDVYQFLKVLGVQLEAKPLAVGLRIEHRQEYVNLTQYGGPFHARLGPADYQLTYKDISSGRGAYTFCMCPGGQVIASSSEDGGIVTNGMSNFSRDTAIANSAVVVTVSPKDFASSDPLAGIDFQREWEQKAFLAGGRNYWVPAQSVQDFLRNRLTKEFPLVPTYRPGYTSVDLHTILPDEIGSVLERALLAFDQKMKGFAGAEATLSGIESRTSAPVRILRNESGQSVNLKGLFPAGEGAGYAGGITSSAVDGLRAAEKLMAQYAPKE, from the coding sequence TTGAATCTGATTTGGTCGGATCTAAAGCTGTCTGTGGACCAGGATGAGGGGGAACTGCCGAATATCCTGGCCCGCAGATTAAGAGTGTCACGCGAAAAGATCAATAACCTGCGGATACTACGGCGTTCTGTTGACGCACGCCAAAAGCCGGAGCTTTTTTTTGTTTATACCGTTGAGTTTTCTGCGCAGATTTCCGGTCCGGAATTAAGAAAAGCAATGGTCCATTATCCGCGGCTGAAAGAAAAAGTGTTTGTCCCGGAGCCCCCGCTAAATGGCTACCCGGCGTCCAAACTTGCTTTCCGGCCGATTGTGGTGGGGACAGGACCTGCCGGATATTTTGCTGCGTTGGCCCTGGCCCGGAAAGGCTACAGGCCGCTGGTGCTGGAACGTGGAGACAAAGTTGAAGACAGAAGCGGAACAGTTGAACGCTTTTGGAATACAGGAACCCTCGATCCGGAGAGTAATGTCCAATTTGGGGAAGGCGGTGCCGGGACATTTTCCGACGGCAAGCTGACCACCCGGATTGATGACCGAAGAGTACGGGAAGTATTGGAAAGTTTTGTGGAATTCGGAGCCAGCCCCGAAATTCTGTATGCGGCCAAACCACATATCGGAACCGATATACTGAAGAAGGTCGTCGCGGCAATGCGGGCTGAAATTGAAGCTTTGGGCGGTGAGGTGCTCTTCCGGACCAAAGTGACCGGTTTGAAAACCGTCAACAATCAACTGGAGGCTGTGGAGATCGATGGTGCGGAGACGATCCCGGCTGAAACGGTGATTCTAGCAGTCGGACACAGTGCGCGGGACGTTTATCAGTTCCTGAAGGTTCTTGGCGTGCAGCTAGAAGCGAAGCCTTTGGCGGTCGGCCTGCGAATCGAGCACCGGCAGGAATATGTCAACCTGACTCAATATGGGGGCCCTTTCCACGCTCGGCTAGGTCCGGCAGACTATCAGCTGACCTATAAAGATATAAGCAGCGGCCGAGGCGCTTATACGTTTTGCATGTGCCCCGGCGGACAGGTGATTGCCTCTTCTTCCGAAGACGGAGGGATCGTCACCAATGGGATGAGTAACTTTTCCAGGGACACTGCCATTGCGAACAGTGCGGTTGTTGTGACAGTCAGTCCGAAGGACTTTGCTTCTAGCGACCCATTAGCAGGGATTGATTTTCAGAGAGAATGGGAGCAGAAGGCTTTTCTGGCTGGAGGAAGGAATTACTGGGTACCCGCTCAGTCGGTACAGGATTTTTTGCGGAATCGGCTGACTAAGGAATTTCCTCTTGTACCGACGTACCGGCCGGGATATACATCGGTGGATCTGCATACGATTTTGCCGGATGAAATCGGCAGCGTACTCGAGAGAGCCCTGCTGGCCTTTGATCAGAAAATGAAAGGTTTTGCCGGTGCCGAAGCCACACTTTCTGGAATCGAATCCAGAACGAGTGCACCTGTCAGGATCCTGCGCAATGAATCAGGCCAGTCCGTAAACCTGAAAGGTCTGTTTCCGGCAGGAGAAGGAGCTGGGTACGCCGGCGGGATCACCAGTTCGGCGGTCGATGGGCTCAGGGCTGCCGAAAAATTGATGGCGCAATATGCGCCCAAAGAGTAA
- a CDS encoding CdaR family protein encodes MPIRDILRRNLGYKVISLILAIVFWVWLTSQNNSSIFSKNIDTRQLVFYNQPSNIGIISPVPTITIRIDSSSQESSVKDLVAYVDLKDAVVGESTYDVQINAPEGIKVEEISPKTVTLKLDRLEDKIVKVQANVKGKPASGYEAGELLFTPSVVNVRGPASVLANLTSVTVDVEFTDLTESKSVVRPVYFTDNQNAGIFDANPYPTLQAFPDTVEVIMPVYAKGTASKTVPLRVVTKGTPADGMEVRLVTPLPSQVQLVGKEEALKAVEYLNLGTVDISGITSTKTINVSLNSIVLPNGVSFSKGTKISVMVYVGAKAENEILKAIPVGIKNIPDGLTADNIQPIDVTVSGYPDILKALKQEDISCWIDAKGLKEGTYSDVSVLWEVPSGVTMVSIPKVQLVLKASTATSGDNKE; translated from the coding sequence ATGCCAATACGTGATATTTTACGGCGAAACCTTGGATATAAAGTGATCTCTCTGATCCTGGCGATTGTTTTCTGGGTATGGCTGACCAGCCAGAATAATTCCTCGATTTTTTCAAAGAATATTGATACCCGGCAGCTGGTGTTTTACAACCAGCCCTCCAATATTGGGATCATATCGCCGGTTCCGACGATTACGATCCGGATTGACAGTTCCTCCCAAGAAAGCAGTGTCAAAGACCTGGTTGCTTATGTCGACCTCAAAGATGCTGTAGTCGGGGAATCCACCTATGATGTTCAAATTAATGCACCGGAAGGTATAAAAGTTGAAGAAATCAGTCCGAAAACAGTGACATTAAAGCTGGATCGGCTTGAGGACAAGATTGTCAAGGTTCAGGCCAACGTTAAGGGTAAACCGGCTTCCGGCTATGAGGCAGGCGAACTGTTATTCACTCCTTCCGTGGTGAATGTACGGGGACCTGCATCGGTCCTGGCCAACCTTACAAGCGTCACCGTCGATGTAGAATTTACAGATCTCACAGAGAGCAAAAGTGTGGTTAGGCCGGTCTACTTTACTGATAACCAAAATGCGGGGATTTTTGACGCGAATCCGTACCCTACACTGCAGGCTTTTCCCGATACTGTTGAGGTAATCATGCCGGTATATGCAAAAGGGACGGCGAGTAAAACTGTGCCGCTCCGGGTGGTAACTAAAGGGACACCTGCGGATGGAATGGAAGTACGGCTCGTGACTCCGCTTCCGTCACAGGTTCAGCTCGTTGGTAAAGAGGAAGCACTTAAAGCGGTCGAATATTTAAATCTTGGGACTGTTGATATCAGCGGAATTACCAGCACCAAAACCATTAATGTTTCCCTGAATTCAATTGTTTTGCCCAACGGAGTGTCTTTCAGTAAGGGAACCAAAATCAGCGTCATGGTTTATGTCGGTGCCAAAGCGGAGAATGAGATCCTGAAAGCGATACCGGTCGGGATTAAAAATATTCCCGACGGACTGACTGCTGATAACATTCAGCCGATCGATGTCACGGTCAGCGGATATCCGGATATTCTTAAAGCGCTGAAACAAGAGGATATTTCCTGTTGGATAGATGCTAAAGGCCTGAAAGAAGGGACATACTCCGACGTATCGGTACTGTGGGAAGTCCCATCCGGGGTGACAATGGTTAGCATACCCAAAGTGCAGCTTGTTCTGAAGGCAAGCACAGCAACTTCCGGAGATAATAAAGAATAG
- the cdaA gene encoding diadenylate cyclase CdaA, translating to MAYLQTFAQMVQWKDFVDIVVVAIIIYQLLMLIKGTRAVQLIKGLFVFMVISLIARQLGLTTLNWMVEKVWTMLVVALPVVFQPELRRTLEQIGRGKFITMHPATTGPEEYKKLIEEIVRCSQVLSQSRIGALIVLEKTTGIQEYVETGVKIDGVVSSEFLVNLFIPKSPLHDGAVIIRGDRVAAAGCFLPLTQDNGLQKDLGTRHRAALGLSEVSDALVIIVSEETGVVSTAKNSRLTRFLDEKSLRDLLKNEILVEKASGHNLFRRGDNNANT from the coding sequence GTGGCATATCTGCAGACGTTTGCACAAATGGTTCAATGGAAAGATTTCGTAGATATTGTCGTTGTCGCGATCATTATCTATCAATTGCTTATGCTGATTAAAGGAACAAGGGCCGTCCAATTAATCAAGGGTCTTTTTGTGTTTATGGTCATTTCTCTGATTGCGAGGCAGCTTGGTCTGACGACGCTGAACTGGATGGTGGAAAAAGTCTGGACCATGCTGGTTGTTGCGCTGCCTGTCGTTTTTCAGCCTGAGTTAAGAAGGACCCTGGAACAGATTGGTAGAGGTAAGTTTATTACCATGCACCCGGCGACAACCGGACCTGAGGAGTATAAGAAGCTGATCGAGGAAATTGTCAGGTGCAGTCAGGTTTTATCGCAAAGCCGCATTGGTGCTTTGATCGTCCTTGAAAAAACAACCGGGATTCAGGAATATGTTGAGACCGGTGTTAAAATTGATGGGGTTGTCTCTTCAGAGTTCCTGGTCAACCTATTTATTCCAAAGTCGCCGCTCCATGACGGCGCGGTGATTATCCGTGGGGACAGGGTTGCGGCTGCAGGCTGTTTTTTACCTTTGACCCAGGATAATGGACTGCAGAAGGATTTGGGGACCAGACACAGAGCTGCTTTAGGGCTTTCAGAAGTATCAGATGCGCTGGTTATCATCGTATCTGAAGAAACTGGTGTCGTTTCTACGGCCAAAAACAGCAGGCTCACCCGCTTCCTTGATGAAAAGAGCCTCCGCGATCTTTTAAAGAATGAGATCCTGGTCGAAAAAGCTTCCGGGCACAATCTGTTCCGAAGAGGTGACAACAATGCCAATACGTGA
- a CDS encoding nucleotide pyrophosphohydrolase → MDIKDWQKEVDNWVSQFEEGYWQPSSMMLRLIEEVGELAREVNHRYGEKPKKPSEQEGDLALEMADILFIIICMANSLQIDLEKSFEGMMEKYRLRDSKRWTRKQPE, encoded by the coding sequence ATGGATATCAAAGATTGGCAAAAAGAAGTCGATAATTGGGTTTCCCAATTTGAAGAGGGTTACTGGCAGCCCTCTTCGATGATGCTCCGGCTGATTGAAGAAGTTGGCGAGCTGGCCAGAGAGGTTAATCATCGTTACGGAGAAAAACCCAAGAAACCGTCCGAGCAGGAGGGTGATCTTGCGCTGGAAATGGCCGACATTCTGTTTATCATCATATGTATGGCCAATTCGCTTCAGATAGACCTTGAAAAATCCTTTGAAGGAATGATGGAAAAATACCGTCTCCGGGATAGCAAGCGCTGGACCAGAAAACAGCCGGAATGA
- a CDS encoding HD-GYP domain-containing protein translates to MNDPCDLNHQIRTQRLALQIARNLGIVKEEQLKPISIASRLHDIGKISIPSDILLKPGKLTDSEFAVIRMHPEIGCAAISRVNFPWPIAEIILEHHENMDGSGYPRGLKGQEIRFEAKIIRVADTIDAMASDRAYRAAQPKQEIISELNRGKGLIYCKEICEAAIAYLTAES, encoded by the coding sequence ATGAATGATCCCTGCGATTTGAACCATCAGATAAGGACACAGCGTCTGGCCCTCCAAATAGCGAGGAATTTAGGTATTGTCAAAGAGGAACAATTAAAGCCAATTAGTATTGCTTCACGACTTCACGATATTGGGAAAATAAGCATCCCCTCAGACATTCTCCTGAAACCCGGAAAATTAACTGATTCAGAATTTGCGGTCATCCGGATGCATCCCGAAATTGGTTGTGCTGCAATATCTAGGGTCAATTTCCCATGGCCAATCGCTGAAATCATTCTTGAGCACCATGAAAATATGGATGGCTCGGGGTATCCCCGCGGTTTAAAGGGGCAGGAAATACGATTTGAAGCCAAAATTATCAGAGTCGCGGATACAATCGATGCGATGGCAAGTGATAGAGCATACAGGGCAGCCCAGCCGAAGCAGGAAATCATTTCGGAGTTAAACCGCGGAAAAGGACTCATTTATTGCAAGGAAATCTGCGAAGCTGCGATAGCCTATCTGACAGCTGAATCATAA
- a CDS encoding alpha/beta hydrolase, producing the protein MKRFRKRLLKALSYPDVNIKKTYKIYRKVQKVVHPYFKPLYNLLDHKIIVASREIPVRIFRPENQEIPRVLIFFHGGGWVTGDIDSYTNVCAKMADQTNHTVISVDYLLAPENPFPAGIEECYHVARELSLRHDLLQCSPKDITLIGDSAGGNLAAAVSLMARDRGEFLPPRQILIYPATYIDHSPSSPFPSIRENGTDYILTAKRIQDYMDLYVQREEDRNNPYAAPLLAKDLSNQPQTLIITAEFDPLRDEGEAYGMRLRESGNDVRIYRMKDAVHGFFSLAWNTEQLITCYKVINSFLDGSTLST; encoded by the coding sequence ATGAAACGCTTCAGAAAAAGGCTTTTAAAAGCACTATCCTATCCGGATGTAAATATTAAGAAGACCTATAAGATCTACCGGAAAGTCCAGAAGGTTGTACATCCATATTTTAAGCCGCTGTACAATTTATTGGACCATAAGATCATTGTTGCTTCAAGAGAAATCCCGGTGCGGATTTTTCGTCCTGAAAACCAAGAAATCCCCAGAGTTCTAATCTTCTTTCACGGCGGAGGATGGGTTACTGGAGACATTGATTCCTACACCAATGTCTGTGCCAAAATGGCGGATCAGACCAATCATACGGTTATTTCCGTAGATTATCTTTTAGCGCCGGAAAACCCCTTCCCAGCCGGCATTGAGGAATGTTATCATGTTGCCAGGGAGTTATCCTTACGCCATGATCTACTGCAATGCAGTCCCAAGGATATTACCTTGATTGGGGACAGTGCGGGCGGCAATCTGGCAGCAGCCGTGTCTTTAATGGCCAGAGACAGGGGTGAATTTCTGCCCCCCCGTCAAATACTCATCTATCCCGCAACCTATATTGATCATAGCCCAAGCTCTCCATTTCCGTCTATACGGGAAAATGGTACAGATTATATATTAACTGCCAAACGCATTCAGGATTATATGGATCTATATGTTCAAAGAGAAGAAGACCGCAACAACCCTTACGCAGCACCACTCTTAGCTAAAGATTTATCGAATCAGCCCCAGACACTGATTATCACGGCTGAATTTGACCCACTCCGTGATGAGGGGGAGGCTTATGGAATGCGTCTGAGGGAATCCGGCAACGATGTCAGGATATACCGAATGAAAGACGCTGTTCATGGTTTCTTCTCGCTGGCATGGAACACGGAGCAACTCATCACATGCTATAAAGTGATTAATTCTTTTTTAGATGGCAGTACATTGTCAACCTAA
- a CDS encoding DUF6320 domain-containing protein, whose amino-acid sequence MQYCSHCQVRIRGNKRNCPLCGNILPEDDGAYDQQEIYPVVPPFYERHLALRIMIFASVVALVVSFVVYALFPSSINWPVFALFGLISMWLSLIIVIRKRHHITKNIMWQVTILSFLSVVWDWGTGWRGWSLDFVVPILFVSAMFVLYVTAKIMKLRARDYITYFLLDGLLGIIPVIFLLFDWIHVLYPSVISVAVSIIFLSAILIFQGENIKAELAKRMHI is encoded by the coding sequence ATGCAATATTGCAGCCATTGCCAGGTCCGCATACGCGGCAATAAAAGGAATTGTCCCCTATGTGGAAATATTCTGCCGGAAGACGATGGTGCCTACGATCAGCAGGAAATCTATCCGGTGGTTCCTCCTTTCTATGAACGGCATCTGGCCTTGCGGATTATGATTTTTGCCTCTGTCGTTGCTCTGGTCGTCAGTTTTGTGGTCTATGCGTTATTTCCCTCGAGTATAAACTGGCCTGTTTTTGCTTTATTCGGCCTCATCAGCATGTGGCTGAGTTTAATTATCGTCATCAGGAAAAGGCATCATATTACCAAGAATATCATGTGGCAGGTAACCATTTTATCTTTTCTTAGTGTTGTCTGGGACTGGGGAACCGGCTGGCGGGGCTGGTCCCTAGACTTTGTTGTTCCTATTTTGTTTGTTTCCGCCATGTTCGTGCTGTATGTAACGGCGAAAATTATGAAGCTCAGGGCCAGAGATTACATTACTTATTTTCTGTTAGATGGTCTTCTCGGCATCATTCCGGTAATATTTCTCTTGTTTGACTGGATCCATGTGCTATACCCTTCCGTAATCTCTGTTGCCGTCAGCATCATATTCCTGTCTGCGATCCTGATCTTTCAAGGGGAAAATATCAAGGCAGAACTAGCCAAACGCATGCATATTTAA
- the hydF gene encoding [FeFe] hydrogenase H-cluster maturation GTPase HydF — translation MENMNATPMASRFAIGLFGKRNAGKSSLINAITGQDIAITSDVPGTTTDPVYKAMELLPIGPVVLIDTAGLDDVDGLGALRVEKTYEVLRKCNLAIVAVDVQLGISEFEAEFIEQLKRRKVPSVCVLNKCDKGVLDAGELEKLKELAGIPLICASTINGFGIDEIKKQIVANSGFEDAEPALVSDLIHAGDIAVLVTPIDKSAPKGRLILPQQQTIRDIIESDAMVIVTKEHELKLTLERLKTPPAIVITDSQAFLKVSADTPPGIPMTSFSILFARQKADLAEMVRGVRRIEKLAPGDKVLIVEGCTHHRQSDDIGKVKIPRWIRQIAGGGIEFEWASGACFPKDISGYAVIIHCGGCMLNRREMQYRVQKARERSTSVTNYGILIAYVMGILPRALRPFPPANLALEEVEPIK, via the coding sequence ATGGAAAATATGAACGCAACACCTATGGCAAGCCGGTTTGCTATAGGGCTTTTCGGAAAGCGGAATGCCGGGAAATCCTCTCTTATCAACGCTATCACCGGGCAGGACATTGCGATTACTTCCGATGTGCCGGGGACGACGACGGATCCCGTTTATAAGGCCATGGAGCTTTTGCCGATCGGGCCGGTCGTATTGATTGATACCGCGGGGCTCGATGACGTGGACGGACTTGGAGCGCTACGTGTTGAGAAAACCTATGAAGTTTTGCGAAAATGCAACCTCGCAATTGTTGCCGTTGATGTGCAGTTAGGCATCTCGGAGTTTGAGGCGGAATTCATTGAACAACTCAAGCGAAGGAAGGTTCCGTCCGTTTGCGTACTGAATAAATGTGACAAAGGAGTGCTGGATGCAGGCGAGCTTGAGAAGCTGAAAGAGCTTGCCGGGATCCCGCTGATATGCGCAAGCACAATAAACGGATTTGGGATTGATGAAATAAAAAAGCAAATCGTTGCAAATTCTGGATTTGAGGATGCGGAACCGGCGTTGGTCAGTGATTTGATCCACGCGGGCGACATTGCCGTACTAGTGACACCCATCGACAAGTCGGCTCCCAAAGGTAGGCTGATACTTCCTCAGCAGCAGACGATCCGCGATATCATCGAAAGCGATGCGATGGTGATCGTAACAAAAGAGCACGAGCTCAAGCTGACGCTCGAACGTTTAAAGACGCCCCCCGCCATCGTGATTACGGATTCACAGGCCTTTCTTAAAGTGTCCGCGGACACCCCTCCCGGGATTCCCATGACATCGTTTTCAATTCTGTTCGCACGGCAAAAAGCGGACCTCGCGGAAATGGTGCGGGGTGTCAGGCGCATTGAAAAGCTGGCCCCTGGGGACAAGGTTCTCATTGTCGAGGGCTGTACCCATCACCGTCAGTCGGACGACATCGGTAAAGTAAAAATCCCGCGCTGGATACGCCAGATCGCGGGCGGAGGAATTGAATTTGAATGGGCAAGCGGCGCCTGTTTTCCAAAGGATATCTCCGGATATGCCGTGATCATCCACTGCGGCGGTTGTATGTTGAACCGCAGGGAAATGCAGTACCGCGTGCAAAAAGCGCGGGAACGTAGCACATCGGTCACCAATTACGGAATATTGATCGCATACGTAATGGGCATTCTCCCAAGGGCATTAAGGCCCTTCCCCCCCGCAAATCTGGCTTTGGAAGAAGTTGAGCCGATTAAATAA
- a CDS encoding aspartate ammonia-lyase, whose protein sequence is MRIEQDMLGEMQISDGAYYGIHTARAMQNFKITGVPIHAALVDALVCVKKAAAITNRNIGALDGNIAGAIIAACDEILLGALMDHFVVDCMQGGAGTSANMNANEVIANRAIKLLGEHKGDYALVHPLDHVNFHQSTNDVFPTAVRIAAIRLLKPVMDQFAALQTALQEKEEEFSDILKVGRTQLQDAVPVTLGQEFGAWAQAVSRDRWRLYKAEERLRQVNIGGTAVGTGINAPKAYIFAMIERLRELTGIGLSRAEYMMDPTQNCDVFVEVSGLLKAAAVSLTKIANDLRLLSSGPCAGIGEIVLPAIQAGSSIMPGKVNPVMCEAVNQAAFQIMADDMAVTLAAQAGQLELNAFLPLIAKNLFDMLDLLGSVLPLFIDRCIRGIQADRESCLRELNASFTLATALTGYIGYDKASEVAALCRKTGKPVGEIVLEQRLMDKQTLNEILKPERLTSPGAAMEKEKGQWKI, encoded by the coding sequence ATGCGAATAGAACAAGATATGCTGGGTGAGATGCAAATCAGTGATGGCGCGTATTATGGAATTCACACGGCGCGCGCGATGCAGAACTTCAAAATTACGGGCGTGCCGATTCACGCCGCGCTGGTTGACGCACTGGTATGCGTCAAAAAGGCCGCGGCAATTACAAACCGCAACATCGGCGCTTTGGACGGAAATATTGCGGGCGCGATCATAGCGGCATGTGACGAAATCCTTTTGGGTGCACTCATGGATCATTTTGTTGTTGACTGCATGCAGGGTGGAGCGGGCACCTCCGCAAATATGAATGCAAACGAAGTGATCGCAAACCGCGCCATCAAACTGCTTGGCGAACACAAGGGCGACTATGCCCTTGTTCATCCATTGGATCATGTGAACTTTCATCAATCGACAAACGACGTGTTTCCAACCGCGGTGCGCATTGCCGCCATTCGTCTGCTTAAGCCTGTTATGGATCAGTTCGCTGCATTACAAACCGCGCTTCAGGAAAAAGAGGAGGAATTCTCCGATATCTTAAAGGTAGGCCGAACGCAGCTTCAGGACGCAGTCCCCGTCACGCTCGGTCAGGAATTCGGAGCGTGGGCACAGGCCGTTTCACGCGATCGCTGGCGGCTTTATAAGGCGGAGGAACGGCTCCGGCAGGTCAATATCGGAGGAACTGCCGTGGGAACCGGAATAAACGCCCCCAAAGCTTACATTTTCGCAATGATCGAACGTCTGCGGGAGCTCACGGGAATCGGCTTGTCACGGGCTGAATACATGATGGACCCTACGCAAAACTGTGACGTATTTGTCGAGGTTTCCGGCCTTTTGAAAGCGGCGGCGGTCAGCCTTACAAAAATTGCAAATGACTTACGGCTTTTGTCCTCGGGTCCGTGCGCGGGAATCGGCGAAATTGTTTTACCCGCCATACAGGCCGGCTCCTCGATCATGCCGGGTAAAGTCAATCCCGTGATGTGTGAAGCCGTAAATCAGGCAGCTTTTCAAATCATGGCGGACGATATGGCGGTAACTCTGGCGGCACAGGCGGGGCAGCTTGAATTGAACGCCTTTTTGCCCCTGATTGCAAAAAACCTATTTGACATGCTTGATCTGCTTGGGTCTGTGCTTCCCCTCTTCATCGACCGTTGCATCAGAGGAATTCAGGCTGACAGAGAAAGCTGCCTGCGAGAATTGAATGCTAGCTTTACCCTGGCAACGGCTCTGACCGGATACATCGGTTATGACAAAGCGTCCGAAGTCGCCGCGCTGTGTCGAAAAACAGGCAAGCCGGTAGGGGAAATCGTGCTGGAACAACGCCTGATGGACAAACAGACGCTGAATGAAATTTTAAAGCCGGAACGGCTTACGTCACCCGGAGCCGCAATGGAAAAGGAGAAAGGGCAATGGAAAATATGA